In one window of Notolabrus celidotus isolate fNotCel1 chromosome 17, fNotCel1.pri, whole genome shotgun sequence DNA:
- the LOC117828752 gene encoding LOW QUALITY PROTEIN: poly(U)-binding-splicing factor PUF60-like (The sequence of the model RefSeq protein was modified relative to this genomic sequence to represent the inferred CDS: deleted 1 base in 1 codon), with the protein MAVTEAAGGEALTMENGQGTGSKLGLPPLTPEQQEALQRAKKYAMEQSIKSVLVKQTIAHQQQQLTNLQMAAVTMGFGDPLSPLQSVAAQRQRALAIMCRVYVGSIYYELGEDTIRQAFAPFGPIKSIDMSWDSVTMKHKGFAFVEYDVPEAAQLALEQMNSVMLGGRNIKVGRPSNIGQAQPIIDQLAEEARAFNRIYVASVHPDLSDDDIKSVFEAFGRIKSCTLARDPTTGRHRGFGFIEYEKPQSALDAVSSMNLFDLGGQYLRVGKAVTPPMPLLTPTTPGGLPPAAAVAAAAATAKITAQASMNPFQRDLMAFQEAVAGASVLGALAAPQLLGQQMGIPQAVMAAQAPGVITGVYQGMSVTPVRPPIPVLPQVGLVNPVLASPPVLSNQAGGSNQQERKEEKEEMLQDGTGQEMLSDQEHMSISGSSARHMVMQKLLRKSESTVMVLRNMVGPEDIDDDLEGEVTEECGKFGSVNRVIIYQEKQGEEEDADIIVKIFVEFSMASEMNKAIQALNDRWFGGRKVVAEVYDQDRFNSSDLSA; encoded by the exons GCAAAGAAGTATGCTATGGAACAAAGCATTAAGAGTGTGTTGGTGAAGCAGACCATCgcccatcaacaacaacagctcacCAACCTGCAG ATGGCAGCAGTGACAATGGGCTTTGGAGATCCTCTCTCACCTTTACAATCG GTGGCAGCGCAGCGGCAACGTGCTCTAGCCATCATGTGTCGGGTGTATGTGGGCTCCATATACTATGAGCTTGGTGAAGACACCATCAGACAAGCCTTTGCCCCATTCGGCCCAATCAAGAGCATTGACATGTCTTGGGATTCAGTTACAATGAAACACAAG GGATTTGCTTTTGTGGAATATGATGTGCCAGAGGCTGCTCAGCTGGCTCTGGAGCAGATGAACTCAGTCATGTTG GGGGGACGAAACATTAAG GTTGGGCGGCCAAGTAACATCGGTCAGGCGCAACCCATCATCGACCAGCTGGCAGAGGAGGCGCGCGCCTTTAACCGAATCTATGTGGCATCAGTCCACCCTGACCTGTCAGACGATGACATCAAGAGTGTGTTTGAGGCCTTTGGAAGGATCAAGTCTTGCACCTTAGCCAGAGACCCCACCACAGGGCGACACAGAGGCTTTGGCTTCATTG AGTATGAAAAGCCTCAGTCAGCCCTGGACGCTGTGTCTTCTATGAACCTCTTTGACCTTGGGGGTCAGTACCTACGGGTGGGCAAAGCAGTGACTCCCCCTATGCCCCTACTGACCCCCACGACCCCTGGTGGTCTGCCACCAGCCGCAGCTGTGGCTGCGGCGGCAGCCACTGCTAAGATTACGGCCCAGGCAAGTATGAATCCCTTCCAAAGGGATTTAATGGCCTTCCAG GAGGCTGTAGCCGGCGCATCAGTCCTGGGGGCGTTAGCCGCGCCCCAACTTCTTGGTCAGCAAATGGGTATACCTCAGGCTGTCATGGCTGCCCAGGCACCCGGGGTCATCACAGGTGTGTACCAAGGCATGA GTGTGACCCCCGTACGCCCTCCAATACCAGTTCTTCCCCAGGTGGGTCTTGTTAACCCAGTTCTTGCGTCTCCGCCGGTCCTGTCCAATCAAGCTGGTGGTTCCAACCaacaggagaggaaggaggaaaaagaagagatgCTGCAGGACGGTACAGGACAGGAGATGCTGAGTGACCAGGAGCATATGAGCATTTCGGGAAGCAGTGCCAGACACATGGTGATGCAGAAACTGCTACGAAAATCAGAG TCGACGGTGATGGTTCTTCGAAATATGGTTGGACCAGAAGATATCGACGACGACCTGGAGGGTGAGGTGACGGAAGAGTGCGGAAAGTTCGGATCTGTCAACAGAGTCATCATATACCAGGAAAAACAAGGCGAAGAAGAGGATGCAGACATCATTGTCAAAATATTTGTAGAGTTTTCTATGGCCTCAGAGATGAACAAAGCTATCCAGGCCCTCAATGACCGCTGGTTCGGAGGGCGCAAAGTTGTCGCAGAGGTGTATGACCAAGACCGCTTCAACAGCAGTGACCTCTCTGCATAA